The Cyprinus carpio isolate SPL01 chromosome B19, ASM1834038v1, whole genome shotgun sequence DNA window TTTGTATCAGGCACAATTTAAGGCAGAACGATCTAAACTGCATCTGGAATAGCAGGATCACTATCTAACAgtgaacacatttataatgtaccCAGGAAACTTATTTGTGTGTATTCTCTATCTGCACTCCATCAGCACTTAATGTAGCACATCTCAACATCTATGCCACTAAATCATTCGCTTTCTCCGCAAAGCGActtaaaatgattatttcaatACTTCTTCAGGGAGCCCAAAATATATTCAGTAAAGATTCCAtttctgagaaagtcagctgggTGGCATCAGTGATTGGTATTACTTAGACACTGAAACAATGAGAAGCAAAATTAAACTCAATATGATCTGTGGAAAAATTCTAATAATCGAAACTGTTGCAACTATAATGATGGCAGATGACCCACTTCACAAACTAAAGTATTCCTGTCTGAATAGTGCTAACAAATGATCAAGGCAATGAGCACAACTTTATTCCCTGACCTTCATCAAAGTCAGCATCGTCCTCTGTGTGTTGAGGGAAAGGGAAGCAGTTGGTGATCTCCAGCCTGTCCTCCACCACCAGCCCCAGCAGCACCCCCTGCACCACCTCACTGCCCTGACCTTCCTCCTGGTAATGCTTGATGATCTTCATCACcacctgaaacacagaaacactctgCTAACACTCACACTTGACTCAATTTCTGTTTTCCCATGATCTTCAGAACCTTTTGATCTAAAGGCTTAGGCTTGAGTGATTCAAATAATACTGATATAAATCGCACATACACAAATTTCTTTAATAAGTGAATTTCTTTATTGCTGTTTATTGatacaaaagtttgaaataattaagatgcttttattgtttttgaaagaagcctcttatgttcaccaaggccacatctatttgatcaaaaatacaataacacaGAACAAATAtcgttacaattaaaaatgtacacacaGTTTTCAATtgtactacatttttaaaatgttaatttgttcctgtaatgaattttcagcagccatgtttataaagtgttttttaaataattttttgtttgttagttttttttttttagaaattaattaatttggggtcagaaagatctttttacagaaaattaatgcttttttcagcaatgaggcattaaattgataaagtggcagtaaagacatttgtaatattacaaaaggtttctatttcctataaatgttgtttaactttatttatcaaagaatcctggtaTCATGGTTCaaccaaaaacattaagcagcaagaattggtttttaaaattaataagaaccattattaaaaaatgagcaccaataataactgataaCAACTGAGCACCGAACAGCATATtgtaatttctaaaggatcatgtgatgctgaagactggggtaatggctgctaaaattattttatataaatcttttttttattcaataaattgaACCTTAtggaacataagagacttctttcaaaaaacaaaacaaaaatatgaccaaacatttgactggttgTGTGTCTAAATATGTGTATAGTCTGAATAGGCTGAATagtccatctgaaagcatgttcTGGAACTATAAATGATAAAGAGTGGACAGTGGAAGGGATTCCTGGAAAGGTGCTGAGAGGAATTTGGTAGCAGGTGGATCTGGGACAAAATAGAGCTTAATCTTTAATCCGTAAACTTTAATACAGATCATAACCATTGGAATTAGAAATGTCCCTTATAGATAACAGATGAGGACAGATAGAGAATGGGAAAATCCGAAAAGGCGCAGGAGTGGGGCAGCGGTAATAACAGTGGATGAAATACCACAGGTAAGAGTAAAGCGTCCCACGCGGCAGCGATAAGCTCAATGGCAGAGCGAAGCTCCgcgtttttatataaaaatctaattcatcTTCAGCCGAGCAGAGCAGGGGCTCGAATCTGTCGACAAAGCAGTATCGATCCTTGGGTCCAGGAGGCCTGGCATCTAACACAATAATAGATTTTCAATTGTGACCAACAGCAGGCACAACCGTATTTAAAtcctaacaacaaaaaaatgtcccATGTTAAAGCCTCAAAGGTTTCAAATAAAAATAGGTGAAAGATACACTGTTAAACTTGTGCACTGTATTCAATGAACCAGTACTGAAAGGTCATTGGGGCACAAAGAATAGACATGGTTAACAAGATCACAAACCTTTGACATAGGTCCATGCTTAAAACTCCCAATGCTTAACAAGGATTAAGGAACCAatgtggggagaaaaaaaaatcaatacaactCACCATCCATTTATCTTCCAAGCCTGATCCTCATCCAGAGCTTGTGCTTGGAAGCAATTTCTATAAGAGCTAAAAAGACACTTATAATCAGAATCTAGAGTTCTCATAGTGGAACGTTCAAAACACCCTCCTGCCTTCCTTCACAAGGTAGGCTCAAAATGCCTCAGACATTCACTTTTccaatccaaaacaaaacattttttaaaagtcccGGTTATGGGGTGAGGcaagacaaataataaatatgcaaaaataaccAGGGCCAGAACTTTATAAACTATAAGGACACTTATAAAACAGAGGTttacagggggaaaaaatatgcattttttccaATTATTTGGTTACTTCAGCATTTAAATTACCCAATTCTACTCACTTTCTATTCCACAGagtccaaaataaaagctgacaGAGCCTGCTACTGACAAATTTGTACAAACAATTTTATTAGTGAAATTGACTATCTTCACAGTTCTAATTTTACTTAGAGTATGTACATAATAATTAGAACCTCAAAAATCTGACAGCAAATACTCATGCCCATAATGACCTAACCGAGAGGCAGAGGTATGAATGATTGTAGGCTGGCAGGGGTCTAGAATTCCTGGTTGTCAGTTGATGACTGTATTGGTGGCTTGCCATCTGATTATCAATAAAACTGACAGTTTCTGAATAAGCAAGCACTTAGGCCATTAGGCAAGACTCCAGCAGGCCAAAGAGGCAGTAGCAGCTTTAGTCACATTAAGCCAGGCCTCCTATGCCTTCAGTGCTAGTCAGGACCCATTTCTACTCTATAAGTGAGACAATACCCACAGCAtgttatgatgtaaaaaaaaaaactttattattgaaCATTTTCATCACTAATTTTTTTGACATCAAACCGGTACTGACATAACATTCACAAGTAGTTGATAACCTTTGCAGTTTACGATAATAGGACAAGAACAAAGACAAtgcaagatattaaaaaaaaaaaatgtttttaaaaggacaaaaacatttaaaaaaaaaattaaaaaatgtaaaaaaaaatatgattggtTCAAATAATCTAACTAAAACCAAAGTCTAGGACTGAGAAGAcaaaaactatgacaaaaaaatgtaaaaattaacattGACAATGCAGTAaatttaaaacatgcaaacacatcTATGCTGGTAAATCAAAAGGTAACAGAATCAAACATGGGGGCAATCCATGAACTATTGCTATTGTTTCCTCAGATAATAATTACATAGATCTAGCTGATACTGGATAATGGTATGTAGGGTTGTAACGGTATGAGATTTTCATGGTATGATAATGGTCTcagaaaatgtcacggtttcacggtatcagtatatattaaacaatagtTCTTATCAGTAACAATGACTTTTAAAAGAATAAGAACACATTATTTGAGTGAACAAATCCTTTATAACAAccaatttgaaatcattttaatgaaagtATTGAAGTCtctcttttgaaaaaaataaataaaaattcattttgctttaaattatacCTTATGTATGGCTACATCAcactataacattttaattaattatttcaaatgttatcAAATTAAACTTTTTCAACTTATATTTATGGCAAAGTTCTGCACAACAGAGGTATATTAAGTTAAAACATGGACAAACATGATATTccttgaaaataatgtttaaattaaattaattattataaagaatattattgttgttgttattataacttTGAAGCACATTGTacaatgctgaattttttttcataatttcaagttaaacagaacttttatttcacattcaaagtatttttattatttaaataattttaaataacagtattcaacgttttttgttaaatatatcaaaacattatttatgcatttgtaactgcaggttaaatgcattcatgttctgCACTTAACAgtagtgtgtaaatacatctaaatgccacttcagatgcagcttctgtgtttcctctgcattgcaaagatgaattttattGATACATAATTCATCTGCTAAATGtaacagtccctccaggattcTAATTCACTAattaagaatttgactcaaaatggctttataaaggtaaaaatgcccataaaatgtaaaaatcaatttaaacgtattagaaaagattaatttctattagtgtgaactgaccaccacacagaatatgaagaatatcaaaaacttttgAAGTCAGCAGTCCACggtagtccttaagataccagcacaataacacaacacactcagcaaaatattatctaattatcgttattgataaaatcccagaaaatatcgggatataattttttgtcaaaaacGCACACCCCTACGGTCATACCTGTATATCGTTACAACCCTAAAAGATTCTGACAGAACACAGCAAAATGGAAAACAACGAGTTCACAAAGCAATGTGTACATCAGGATGTGTCAAGTTTGGACAAAGCCCTTGCTCATTGTCTTGGTGGGACAAGGTGACTGGGAGAGCTACAGAGCAAGTGGCATTCACAGGTCGAAAAGAGAGCGATTTCTAACACAAGCCAAAGTCATCAGGGATCCAGAGTGAGAATGAGGCAGGCATTGAGTGCTAGTCCCTGTAGTCCATCTGTCAAGCACATTCAAACTCAGACACTGCAAAGTCATGAGGAAGAGAAGCAAGACTGTTCGGCAAGGTGCACACCAATCGGCTTCTCCGAACAAAGTGGGCGTATGACCTCGGGTAGATGGACATCTACTTTGTGTCAGTACAAAAACTGTAGTGACATAAACTGAGTTATGAAACAGCgatgaaatgtttttgaacacaaaaaaaaaaacagctttcaatAGTCTCCTGTTGGCACTTTGACCTTAGCCAGGAAATGGCACAGCGGTTTGTGAGGAATGCTGAAGGACGCTTTACTTCCTGTTGCTTGCTAGAGTCTTATTGTGCGCCCACTGCACCAACTCAGCCATCAATCTTTTACGCTTGCTGTAGAAGTGCTCCAGGTTTACAGCGAATCAAGTTCTTCTCTCAGCCTGTTAATCTGCACTTCACAGCCCGCCGTCACTGTGCTATCGCCTCGCAGAGGGCCCTCAAGGGCCGTATATAAGCTCCACTCACACTCACCTTCTGTCACCATCTGAATCTGCCAAAAGGTTGTTGAGAGAGTGCATTACTGTGTCTACATCTTTTAAAGACACCTAAACACATTAGTCATAAAAAGAACCAGAGGGAAAGTAACCTGACCCGCCAAGACTGTGCAAACTGGGTATTTATCCATTGGTATGAAGGGAACCAACAATTTTGATCATAAACATAGAAGGGATTTAAAGCCTAAACCAGATGCATTCccatttaaataagaaaaagacAAGGTAAtaagttttcattcatttcaaggTCATTATTTTCACGTGAGCATTTTTAAACgtaaagatttctgaaggatcatgtgacactgaagactggagtaatgggcgctgaaaaaaaaaaaactttgccatcacaggaataaattacatcttaaaatacattaaaatagaaaacagttactttaaactgtaataaaaacttcatcaaataaatgcatccttggctttgtgagcataagacacttctttaaaaaaaaacatctttattattatggtaacactttagaatctGAAACAATCAatattaattaagattttttttcctcagtaaacTCTCAATTTGTTGCTTGTCAGAAGAGATTATGGTAGATTTAAGGGTTCTAAAATGTGGTCATACAGAATGCATTACTATGTGCATTAGAACTACTAATAAACCctcaatatgctagtaatatacatgcCAATAAACAACTActtacttattagcatgcatattactagaatattgactttatatataaaaatatataaacactcacaatttagtttagtttataaatatacagtagaatATTCCAAAGCCCTGTCTGCTTAGTAGGCAGTGGCACCCATTGATGCTTAGTTATTGCTCTCACCCTTCAGTGTGTTCAAAAGAAACTGACAACCAAACGTCACCGTTTGAAAAGATGTAAGGTAGTGCTGAAGTGCATGAAGTGAAGAGTGACACAGTTCAGTGATTTTAGTGGATCACTGCTGCCCCCTGTTGACCATCTTCCTCACACCTGGATCACAGGCAATGTTCTACCAAAGCGTCTCgggagattttatatatatatatgcactaacATTGTTagcataaaaaaagagaaaacattccTAGGggaatcagaaatcagaaatgaTTTAAACATTGCCCTGCTATGATTCTCATGCATAAGCAGACCTTATTTCACACTGCTTAAAAAGTGCTTAGCTTTTGCCTGAAAGGTCAAAAATAAAGAGTTTCACAttacggagagagagagagagagagagagagaaagagagagctgagATGATACATATCCCTGGAAGGGATTTGTAGAGCTCTCCGTTTAAGCTGCTTACCCACCCTGAAGCAGTTGCCCCTAATCCACCTGCTTTATACATTTAGCTTATTTGTATTCATCTAAAAACTCTGTGAACAGCAGGTCTACAAAATGGAGCACAGCAACAATGCCTGATGCTCAGGTGGCTGAACCAAAAGGGAAAATACAGCAGTTGGTAATATCAGGGTCTTCCTCTATCCCTTCTTAACTCGCTGTTTTGCTCACAGGGGAGGATTAACAAGAAAACTAGCAtatcaataacacacacatcagatgCTTTTCCAGTGACCTGCAAATGCTTTTGCCTTGTGGAATAAAATGTAACGGGATCTGGTGATTTCATTAGGAgcccaaaagaaaaagaaaaaaatttcagacattaAGAACAATGAAGATGGACAGACATTAGAGCGCTCTAGGGGCTCCAAAGACAGACAGCTACTGTCAATTGATATTGCCATTAGTACCCATCATAACCACTATTTGTCATCAAATGACAGACCAAGATTAATTATGGCATCTATTAAAGTTTACACTAATGTGCACAAAGCCTCCTAATTGTTTGTTTCATGGGGATTGGGTTGATTACAAGGGTATGAGAAAGTGACAGCAATAATCAGTCAGGTTTCAAAAGTTTTTCAgcctaaaaacatttaaatttaataacaacttttttaaacatcagacatactatttatttttatactactttaatatgttttaaaatagctgtttgttacagaaaagacaaaaaagacatATGGAGTCAGTATTAATTCTTTGAAAGAAGTTCATAAAGATTgctagatttatttaataaaaaacacacacacacacactttcttattttaatgtattttagatttgTGATATATTCCTGTtttggcaaaactgaattttcagcagccattacacatcacatgatccttcagaaatcattctaatatgctgatttggtgctcaagaaaaaaaaaattaatcttaaaaacagttttgctgtttaatttttgtgtggaaattatatatatatatttgttttttaaggattttctgataaatagaaagttcactggaaaataatttatttgaattagaaatctttaatattatatgtttttcttgtcactttcaatttaatgcatcctttcggaataaaagtatttctcttactgacttttgaactgtagtgtatgttTGCTTAAAGTATATTTCGACAACTTTTTGGAATGCACTTGCATTTAAACAGGATCTCAAAGTCACAAAACTTTTCGCTGTTTTTTATCTTCTGGGTAAACGTACAAAAGGGGAAAGTGCTCCATTATTCTGAACCTATCATCCATGTCTGTACACATTTTTCCGCAGCACAGAGCTGGAAAGACAATGAATGATGATGTCTGCAAATACTGAGCAAGAAACAAAAAGACCCAAACTCCCAGTGATGCATGCATGAGGGACGAAAGAAAAACCTTAGTCAGTAAAGTCGTGGGAGAGACAAAacccaacacacaaacaaaaaaaacaaccttcaGGAAGCCCAAAATGTTTCCTCAAAAGCATCGTTCCAGCTCAGAATGTGCAAGAAGGCACATGAACCGTCAGCATCTTTAAGTTTGAGCATCAAGACACCGcagagaatgttctggaaagccCACgccacaggcaaaaaaaaaaaatcatcattcaaACAGCTCCAACTAACAGCAAACAGGGAGCTGAGCTTTAGTAAAGCCCCAAAACAGGCTGTGGGGCAAGCGGATAGAAAATCAATGAAATCAACGATGGCAGCTTTACTTGAGGCACCTTGACAGGAAAagctaaaaagtaaaaataaaaagttgaacatGGAGCATGACGGTTttcaagaaacaaagaaaaaacatttctgtaCATTCACAACATTTCACACTCATTCCTTAGCAGTGGGGAGCGAGAGAGGAAAAGCAAAAAAGCAAGAAGCTACCATAAGCATCAGTGAGTTTAATTAGGTTCAGTGAATTTACTGTGGCCGTACAAACAGATTAACTACAAAaacgcagcaaaaaaaaaaaacatttgacttcTGTTCAGGCTTGTAAAACTAAAGCAATGATCTACAATCTGATGGAAGTAATTCCATTCcattaaattaattatgcataaaaagaaaacagctgcTTGGCAAATGAGGGTTTACAATAAGACACTGATGTTTACTTAGCTACTTCATAATTATAAAAACCAGGGACTCTCAGCTAAACTCAGGGTGACTGTGATCATTAATTAACCCATTTCTTTATGAGCACATCTCCGATTTCTGCTGAAGTCAAAACTAATGTCATCACACTGACAAGTTCATTGAAATATTCAGCACAGAATCTCTTCATACTGAGTAACAAGGGAGTAATTGTGCATTAATAGGGACTGTTTTGACTAAAGAGAACGATGTATGTATCCATTCATTAATGTAAACAGATAGTTAGAATATAACAATGATATCTTTTCATCATCACAACGGGACGAAAACAAGCATAACCTATGCAGGAGCACAGAGGGATTGGATGCAACATAAACAATGAAATATGGATGAATATTAGTGTCTGTCTATGTTCACTGATAACAATGGTCAGTCTCTctgtagaaataaaaacaatatatatattttccagcaAAGTGAGCACATGCATAGAAATATGactgtttaaaaaagttaatgtGCTTTTCTTAATGAAGTTTTTACAGTTATCATCAGTCAGAGGGGCAAACTAGAATTAAACACTTCTAGTCATGTGACTGTTTACACCAGCCATATAAATATGTTCACATGAAATTAAAACAGTCTGCACTTTAACGCTGACAGCTCAGTAGACAATATAAACTCAAAAGTAAATGTTGCTAATGTGACCTGTAGAATTAAATGGGGTAACTATAAATAAACCCCTAAATGGGCAATAATATAAAGCtataatgcaataatataaagtgttttaagtatttaaaatctTATAATTTCTAAAGTCATCCAGAAATAAACCATTGCATTTCTCAATTTTCCACTAATTGCTTTGGTAACTAgctttaagaaataataatactaattattattattattattatttctggttTGGCATATATTGACATCAGTGATCTGCAGGTGAACTAACCAACAGAGACTCTGAGAGATTCTGCTAAACGTGGTCTTACCAGTCCTTCGATCTGGATTTGTCTGACGGGAGAATCCAGGCTTTTTCCAGACGGGGCTTCTTTACGGGATGCCATCTTCACGCGCGCCGGGGATACAAAACCGCTAAACCGATTCCTTCCGGTGAACCTGATAGCGATGAGTGAATCATTCATTGGAATCGGATCTTTTAAATGCATGGATTGAACCggttcaaaaaaacaaactaaatcgATTACAAAAAAATCAAGAGCAGTAAAGAGCAATATCTGACAACGGATTTCTTTATTCGCCACATTATGGTGGTTTTTGAACTGGTAACTTGCAAAGAAATGAACTGTTCTAAGGAATCAATTGGCAAAAGGATTCAGACTTCCCTTCACCAGAACGTGCAGCTGTAAACGTGGTCAGAAGAAACAGTGACTACTGTGAACTGTTCCTAGAGTGAGTTAACTAATAAAATTCTTAAAGTctttatctaataataataaattaaacatatatattaattttagttattatacatttatcttatgttattatttattagaattaacGAGATAACCGACAGCCGTTTGTTGTTTATTACCCGGTACCCATTTACTGTAACCACTCTGGTGCCATGCTTGGTAATGTTTGAGACTAGCGTGCGCTTGTTGAGCTGTTTTGTTGACATATTTGCACAAATCAAGGGTAGCAGTCCTCACGTGTTCGGATTAATTGATATTCTTCTCTTATCCAGTCAAGATAATCTATTCGTTTAAACTGTCCGAGCTATATGTATCAATAATTCACCATGAAGATAAAACGTCAGAAGCACGCGAAGAAAACCATCAGTTTTTACAAGTACAACTTTTGCTTTAGGGAGCCTTTCCAAATATTAATAGATGGGACGTTTTGTCAAGCAGCgttaaagaataaaatacaaatcaaagaGCAATTGCCAAAGTATCTCATGGGAGAAGTTCAGCTCTGTACCACAAAGTAAGTCCATGCTCTTCTTATTTGTAGtatttatatcactgtattagtTCTTGtgtaataacatttgttttgttctgtgcAGCTGCGCACTTAAGGAACTTGAAACCCTTGCAAAAGACCTCTATGGAGCAAAACTCATCTTACAGAAATTTCAGATCAGGAAATGCAAACACATGAAAGATCCAGTTCCTGCATCGGAGTGTTTGTTGTCAATGCTTGGGGAGACAAATCCACACCACTACTTCATTGCAACTCAGGTAAGCACTCGATAACTggacaaaaatgtaatttggtcaaataaataaaaaataacacgaTTATCCTTATTACCAGGATCAACAGTTGACGAAGGCCCTGAAGAAGATCCCTGGGGTTCCTCTGCTCTACATTATCCTCAACACCATGGTGTTAGACAAGCCCTCTGAGCGTACGCTGAAGCATGTTGAAGCGGTTCAGCTGGGGGAGCTGGTGAGCCCGTCACAGCAGTCTAGCATCCAGACTCTGAAAGAGAAGGAGGGCCTCAGCAAAGACAGTAGTGACAGGAGAGGCAAAAAACGTAAGAGGAAATCCAGCAATCCCAACCCACTTAGCTGcctgaagaaaaagaagaaacccATGCCTCAGCAGCCCAAAAAGGCAGACGGAGAGAAAAAGAAGCGGAGTAGACAAAGGAAGCGACGGCCTGCTGTGGCAAAGGAAGCGACAGTCAGCTCCAATCCCACAACTGCCTAGAGACAAGCCTCGCTTCTACAAGAGTCCCATTTATTTGTTTCTCAGTATGTTTTATTGTAAAGTTTGTCCTTTCTCCAGACCATGCATTTGTGTCAGCAAACACCTTGTTTTGTCTAATAAACAAGAGTTTCTTTTATTATCAATTCCTGgctgttttgttctgttgttgttttgtttttgtgaccgTTTAaggtttaattattttagatcagattagattagatatgtgctttgtgtttttataatgaaaaatatatgacCTGAGAGGCTTTGTGTTACAATGAGAAATATAGGTATAAACATTGAAATCTGTTACTATAATAcacttcaaaaatatttatttcatatatatatatatatatatatatatatatatatatatatatatatatatatgtttaatattgttGGAAATgttcaaatatgtgaccctggaccacaaaaccagtcataagtagcactggtggtatatttgtagcaatagacaacaacatcaatgggtcaaaattatcgatttttcttttatgccaaaaatcattaggatattaagtaaatatcatgttccatgaagatattttgtacatttcctaccataaatatatcaaaacttaatttttgattagtaatatgcattgagaactttatttggacaacctaatttttgcaccctcatattccagattttcaaatagctgatctcagtcaaatattgtcctatcctaacaaaccatgcatcaatatTTAtctagctttcagatgatgcataaatctcaattttaaaaaattgacccttatgttTTGTGAACCCAGGgtcacattattattaataacgatttaataatatttatcattataaattattattacaaagtaataatgttttattagtattatttaataataattaatgaaattaagtttaaaagtCAGAATTTGAGGTATCAGTTGAGGGCAAATGGGagtttatatgtaaatgtatttagttattgttattttttaccaCAAGAGGGTGGTAAAGCCTCCAAGAGCACATCAGGCTGGTTCTTATGTCCATTAAGTGTGCTCTTATGAGGACTGCATCGATTAATGTTACATTCCATTAATATTGCTTCCCAATGCTTTTGCATGGTAGTTTACAACATGCATAATATGTTTTGATGTGGGTAATTTTATCAAATTAGCTAAACATTTGTAGGACACTAGAATTTAAGTCTGGTGATTCATGCATGGCAGAGGTTCTGAAAGGGAACCGAAAGGCTAGACTCTCTTTTCAAGGATGAAGAGAACTTGGTCCCATTCTGTCTCTTTGAATGTCTGTAACGTCTAAGACTTTGTTGGTTTGATCTATTGGGTTTAAATATAGCCTCAACTGTGTCTTCACTATTTTTGTCCCGAGTTGGGATGTATTGCTTATTTGTGCAGGTTGCTTGGGAAACACAGAGGAGACATGACAGCATGCGGCTCCACATGGCTGCCTGGGCCGTTCACAACCAAAGACTTTAGACCCATGAGTAGTTTAAGGATTAACAGTGGCTActgtagaaataaaaaatattagttaataCTAAAATCTTACATGGGATCAAAATCAAAGCTATGACCTGACGAATGTAATTTGTTATCTATTCAGTCTACAGAGGTCCACTTACTATTCACCATCCTGGCACTGCCAAGGACATTCAATAGACTCCAACTGTCTTCACTAGTACTTCCTGCGAAGCCATAGCAACTCCAGATCCACACGTCATCTAGTCAGCtgcattaaacatttacaaagcttATGGCAAATCAGAAACACTACAGGCGAGGCTGACGTCAGTCTCTCTACGTCACTCCCTTGCACATAAACAGACTTATGTCACATGCAAAACCAGAGTGTGCGCATGTTTATGGCGTGG harbors:
- the utp23 gene encoding rRNA-processing protein UTP23 homolog, giving the protein MKIKRQKHAKKTISFYKYNFCFREPFQILIDGTFCQAALKNKIQIKEQLPKYLMGEVQLCTTNCALKELETLAKDLYGAKLILQKFQIRKCKHMKDPVPASECLLSMLGETNPHHYFIATQDQQLTKALKKIPGVPLLYIILNTMVLDKPSERTLKHVEAVQLGELVSPSQQSSIQTLKEKEGLSKDSSDRRGKKRKRKSSNPNPLSCLKKKKKPMPQQPKKADGEKKKRSRQRKRRPAVAKEATVSSNPTTA